ACACTTGGAGCTAGGCACCGTGGAGGTTAAAATATAGTGACATGATTGGCCGTTTTATAATCTCCTAGTTGTAGTAACATGCACGCTGACTGGCTCTATCTTGCTTGTGTGATGACTGAATCTTATTATGTGTAGTAGTGGTCGTGGATGATGCAAAGAATTAAACTGGGAAGCATATGTCGTCAGGTGGTTAATGAGCCTCTTACACGCAACTGAAAGTACCAATCAACACAAACCTCCGGAACCTAGGCCTTTTTCATTGACTATAAACAAATGTGTGGTCTCCATTAGATCTTGGAAAGAAGACAGATAGCCAGAATGCGGTCATAACAAGACCGATGTATCAAAAAAATGTTCAGCACAAAGCAAAGATAACCGATGACCTTATTGGGTCACGACGACACGAAGAATTCTTTGCGTCAGGAAATCAGAGCTGAATATGTCAATGATGCGCATTACTAAGTCAGCAAGGTTGACAAAAAAAGGGAACACATCCATTCATGACAGCAAAGTGAAGAATGCATCATGCTCATTTCAGTATCCGATCATGTCACTGGTGAGTAGCTCCGCCCTtctttttttcttgtttggagAACCAGTGCACCATTTATTGAACTGAGAAAAGTGGATTTGCCATTCAAGCTTAGGTGACGTAATAGAAGTATAATTTGCTATTCTGGTAGTCAGCAGCACCAATGGTTGCCTGACATTCTCTTTTGACATGACATCTATATTTGCATTTATATTTAAGTTTCACTAAGTATTTTTTTGTTTAAAGTTTTATCAACAGAAAAATTTTGGAAATAAAAGCCTAAAATATTTAAGTTTcaaggtgtcaagtgactcactggagtagttgtgggtggctgaggtgaagggaatagcatcggtggcggtggcaaaggttgacccatactcgatgcaaaattctgcatgtattggaacatttggtccatcctcaaccgaCTTTCTTcgtccatcctctgccgctcggcctctAACCGCTCCAccctcgcctccatctcctcccgttGCTTCTTTTCTGCTTCCACCTGGGCCTAAAATATTTCAtcgcaatgttacaatgcaaagcaatgcaaagctaaagtacgtaaGAACCAACGAATGATGAATGGAAGAGAAAGAACCTGGAGAGCCTCTATCTGGAACTGTGCAGTGgtcggccgtgggcgtatcgctGGGCTCGAGTCCGTGCTCCTTGCTctgatctgggagagagtgggagtagaggccgtgtcaatTACGCTGTCGCCAATCCAATACcgaccatgcttcttgcctcctcccaccctcatcacgatttctccatcaataTCCTGGGAGCTCGGATCGAACTGTGGCCCGtgaacctcccttgccatcgttgTATACTGGGTGACGCGGCTGTGGATGCTTGGATGGCTGTACGCCtcaggcgggtcctccgggttgaagtcgatgtcggccgtcgccttgccctttttggacagaacccatgccttgaGCTGGGAGCAAGACTGGCCATCATGTGACGACGACTAcggcaaaaatgcaaaatgattagaaattatgcagaattgagcgttagaatacagAAATGGAGTTGCATACCCATTTTTCCCTATATTCATCAAGGctcaggctgccttgatggtgtgatgcacctggcatctgcaaacgccgctcccggcaagcAAGGTGGTGCTCCAACCACCCGGGCTGCAACCACTCATCCACCATCTTTTCCCAGCACCGGATATGCGCTCGgcaccaccacggaggcacctacatcatcaagcatgtgacttatgaaaaaagaaattaagcgtaattaatctcaaATAAAGTAAGTATCAACGTTCTTTGCTTACACTCATGAATTGGTCCTTGGTCAGGTTCATTGTCcttgcctcttcttttttaaccttCATGGTTCTGTATTGAGCGTAGAACtcgatgatggcctggacgcgcgcctcgtagtgcatgtccttcacgagcttcttGGCGGCTTGTTCAGAGACGGACTTTGCCTTGGCCTCGAATCCCTCCTGGCATCtgtagaagtcctgcatatagaggcGATGTATAAAgttattatttcaagaatgtccagtgaaggtgatgtattgagcaatgtagtacgaggaatacttacccatagctcgcccttcacccgctccgcTATGTTGGTGAATCTCCTGCGATCACGATCAGAGACGTCGGGGGCGGCGACGTAGtggtcccacgtgtaggccggctcccgcTGTCCGGCGTACACCACcaagccagggaagtgttccctgcacaaaaggccaaggatgccgttgaccttgcggttgtgatcacccccactgaGCTTAATCCaactcctgcacaagtgattaatataaattattagtttcttttataattttcaacatatcaaaattATTGCGAATATTTAAAGTTACTTACCTGGTCCCTGTCGGTTTAATCAGCGGGCGTTTATGCTCAGGTATCGGACGCCTCGGGAGGgacgagggacctcgcaaccagaTCTTGGACTGGGCATCCCCTGcctcctccccctctctctccccctcctgctcatgctcctgctcctgctcctgctcctgctcctcctcctcctcctcctcaccagaggcgtgtgcggaaggtacctcctcctcctcagacgTCGGGGGGTTAGGTTCAGGCGACGGGGTCCTCGCCCTACCCTTCCGTCGacccctctgcctctgcctctgcctctgtctctgctcctgctcctgctcctgctcctcctcctcctcacccctGCCTCGAGGCCTACCTCGACGCCTCCCAGAAACTGACCCTAGCCCAGAACCTGAACCTGAACCCCTCCCTACAGCGGCGATTCTCTCGCAAATCGCCGCGAGCTTCCTCGTAGCGCCCACCATTGCTCAATTACCTGCaaataaaaagagtaaaccaatcagcacagataaacaaaacatacttagaaagatatgataaataataaataaattagtatgactcatacatgtattagaaataatcgtcatgatcgggattagctggatcataagtctcatcatcactatcacgcatgtcgatataatcatgcccgtgctccgaaggaggaatgtcgtgatcactgtcattgcctaattgtaatCGCTGAAGTAGTTCTAAGTCCTTCTCATTCtgaacctcgtctccagcgtcctcatcAGCAACcccttcattgtctacttccattccgatcgcttcggttaaaTCTATCacaaaactcccttcgagcccatcttcttggaagaactctccgtcatatgtgttggggtctatattgtaatcttcattgtttggtacaggtagtttaccgtgtggcgataccttgtacacaacatcccaacccttaagacggttgtcggtttggcacgggtatgacaaataataaacttgtgtggcctgttgagccacaatatagacgtcgtctcctggtaagacggatgattgtcgaatttcaactagcccaagattaggggtgcgTCTCACGACATCtggatcaaaccaatgacatttgaatatgactggattaagaggtttgcaaccatgaaaagttagttcgtatatttcttcaattattccgtagtactcgaccccatcaaagcctggcgtaaaaactccggtatttgtggttcttcgattgggccgactctgctcgtgccttgttgtgtgaaagcgatatccattgacgtcataaccggtaaacgaCTTGACCTTATAGGAACAAccattggcaacctgtctcaactcgacaTTCATAGACGCTTCGGTTTGgccctacaagttcaagcagggtggtGCGTTTTATTATTTGCATGTACAAGCAACTTGTAATATCAAACTAAGTTGGActgtaccaaaaattgcctcagcgatattcttttcagtgtgcattacatcaatgttatgtggaagaagaagatcatcaaaataggggaggttccacaagcacgacttccgAGTCCAagcatgttgctcaccatatcccacaaaaccaccttcttgtttattgacctcGAGAGCATCTAACTGAGCACGAACCACGGCTCCTGTCATCATCTGCGGTGCAGGGTCTGTAACTACGacatctttcgtaaagttcttgatgtctagtctgaatggatggtcaggagggaggaattgtcgatgtttgtcgaacgaagaatactttccacccttcgtcaaccaaatgaacatcaaagaagccttgcatactgggcatgggaacctcccgtgaacacaccagcagcagaaaatcccatatgctggcaagtcatgcagggagtactggtaccaaacatgcattttgaagtttgtctttgtagctcggtcgtatgtccataccccttcctcccaagcacggatcaaatcatcaatcagaggctccatgtacacactcatattattccccgggtgttctggaattatcaacgataagaatatgttctgtcgttgaaagatgacgccaggggggagattgagggggataacgaacaatGGCCAACAGGTGTACGGGGCAGCCGCCATTCCGTAAGGAttaaacccatctgttgccagcgcaacacgtacattacgagcctctaaaGCTTTCTCAGGATAAAtctcatcaaaccttgtccaggcttcaccatcggatgggtgtaccatcttctcaggattgtatcgacgtccgtttttgtgccatgtcatctgtttcgcaaaTTCCACAGTCatgtaaagccgttggatcctcggtatgaaaggaaggtaccgtaggatcttcacggggattgcgagctgcctcttctgaccatcaccagagtctacctctaggaacctagacgattcgcacttcacacagtacttttcttccgcatactctttcctaaataagatgcatcccttcggacaagcatgtatctgctcgtatggcatcttaagtgcacgaaggagtttctgtgcctcatacatgctctttggcaagatgtgaccatccgggagcagGCTACCAAAAACTGCCAGCATAATAtcaaaggcgtctcgactcaaggTAAACTGAGACTTCACagccattaggcgtgcaatggcatccagttgagaaaccttggtatgcccgtgaaggggttgctgtgccgcagacaacatgtcataatacgcctttgcggtagcctctggctcctcctccctacttgcttcatcgaagtgtgcttcatggtagtcatttaacatgtctcccactccggcatcatcatcatattcctcgatgcgttgtctcaagACCTCGTCTCTCCCACGATCAGCTTCACCATGGTAGGTCCACCTGGTGTAGTCtgacgtaaatccattcttcacaagatgtttgccCATGTCTAGCTTGGTTTGCCGACgcatgtttccacatttgctacaTGGACACCAAGTCGATCTAGCTCCTTTGACAATTGCAAAcgcccgttccaagaaagcatccgtcttgtcgatccattcattggtcaaCGAATtctgactagagcggcccgtgtacatccactcacggtcatccatcctctagcatatcagcgagtaatatatAAAATCACGTTGCATCTACACGTTCCTATAATGTCTATTAGgtaaagataggtcctaatcccacccgaggatatgTAGTGggtttagtttccatgctctactccgatctaagatagaatttcggcatcacctccccgctgttctccaaatacacgtcccggaagggagattgtgtattcggagaacaacagggaggtgctgccgaaactctatctcggatcggagtagaccatggaaactaaacccgctacacatcctcgggctgtccaaaaaacgtggacaattcgaaacagatacggttatatatatgcaaaaatttgcatatttccaaccgtatctctttcgaacgggagacgcctaactaggttacgtgatatatgAACATCAAATGAAAAGAGAGGTGtatgatgcctcaccttgctatcCGGCAAAGTGACGAGTCAAGGACGGTCCTTGTGAGTCTCTCCTGCAACAAAATGAACATATAGTAGTGTCAagtcaaaattttggcagcacctcccctgcacggggaggtttccaaaacctgcatcaaatataacggcacgatggccgacaaccacatccacaccaacagaacggcacgatggccgacaaccacatatagcTCACAAGAAAGCAAATAATTCATGgtttatccttttctaatttctaaaaaaaagtcATATCACCTCTATAGACATCCTACTACCTAATGTCAATATTTTATAAGTTTCTCAGAACTTTAAACAGACAAAGGTGTAAGACAAGGGGACCCCCTATCACCCATCCTTTTCAATCTAGTAGCTGATTGTTTAACTAGAATGGTCATCAAAGCACAGCAAAATGGAGTGTTCACTGATAGAACACATTATTCCTCATGGTGTGGCCATCTtgcaatatgcagatgacacaaTCATATGTCTTAAGCATGAAATGGAAGGAGCTGTTAATatgaaatttctactgtacatgtATGAAATGATGGCTGGATTGAAAATAAATTTTAATAAAAGTGAAGTCATTATGATCGTCTTGTTCGCTtcgcttataagccatacttttttcaGCCAactaacaatatttttctctcacaacaaatcagccaacagtccTTTCAGCCatacttatcagccaagcgaacagggcaaatgATGAGGAGAATTTGGGGCAGACATATGCTGATCTTTTCAACTGTCAAGTTGGGTTCTTTGTAATTAAGTACCTGGGTGTTCCTGTTAGCCCAAGTAGGTTACATGTTTGTGACTGGCTCCCCCTTGTAGAGAAAAGCAGTAAAAGGTTAGATGTTTGGAAGGGTAGCTGCATGTCTATAGCGGTCAGATCTACCTTGATCAGTGCTAGTCTTAACAATTCACCGATATATCATATGTCTGTCTGTCGTTTGCCTAAAACAGTGGTTGGTAAATTAGATAAAATAAGGAGAATCTTTTTTTGGCAAGGACGAAGGACaaaaaaaaagtatcatttaGTTAAGTGGGAAAAGATATGTAAAagcaagaaaaaaggtggcttggGATTAAGAACTTGAGGAAAATGAATATCAGTCTTTTATGCAAATGGTGGTGAAAACTAGAAAGAGAAGAGGGTTTATGGCAAACAATTATCAAACATAAGTATTTGAGGAAGGACAGTATCTTTAGTGTTTCTCACAAGTTGACTGATTCTCCTATTTGGTATGATCTGTTGAAAATCAAAGATGTTTATTTACTAGGGAGAGAAATATGCATTAAAAATGGGCGTCAAACTAGATTCTGGAAAGATAGATGGCTGTATCCTCAGGCACTGTGTACTAGTGAACCTATTCTCTTTGAGCTATGTGAATGCAAAGATGCCTCTGTTGAGAGAATTAAAAGTGGAGAAGTTCAAGTTACATTTAGAAGATGGCTTCCTGTAGAATTAAGAAGTAGATGGGAGGAAATTTGGTGTGATGCTTCACCTTTTATTCTGGTAAATGAACCTGATAAGATCATTTGGACATTAGAAAAAAATCAGAAATTTTCTGTTAAGTCTACTTATAATGCTTTAACAAGCAGGGATACATTCaactttatttaattttttttataagttTCTCAGAATTTCAAACATTAAGTTAGACAAATCAGACTTTTGACTTTGAATTTTAAGCTTTCCACTTTGTAACCCAACTAGTGAAACTTCTAAGTACTGTACATTATCTCCAGTCATCATTCAAAATTGATGGCCACATAGTCATCATTCAAAATTGATGACCACAGTAGATGTGGTTTAAAATGGATCGGCACAGTAGATGTGAAttgtcttctttctttctttccttttttttttgctagtTCTTTCTCACTTAAAAAGCCCCAAACCATAAGAGAAGAAATCTTCACAGTTTTCCATAAGAGGAGAAATCTTCACAGTTTTGTCTGCATTCACGTGTCTATCAGTCTATGTATCAGGTACAGAAAACAAGTGTGTGTTCTTACaaacaagagaaaaaaaaatgaagcaTCTCTAAAAGTAAGCCCTTTAACTGGCCAAACAGTGTCCTAGTTCTTTAATCACTTTCACATCAAATATTCAACCCTGGAAAGGGTTCAGCAAACAGAAAGCCAGAAACGGCTGCTCTCACGAATCTAACCACCAAACAAGAATGCAGTGTAGCTATCGGCCTATCGATCGGCAGAAATTCATGTATTGAAAATCAAGAACCAATCCAGCAGCTAGTGGGGCTCGATTGGGTCAGATAACCCATCCCGATAAGGAATTACAGGAATTTCTCGATTGGCTCGATTGGGCCAAACAGTGTCCTAGTTCTTTAATCAAGCAACGTTAGGGCTTCCTTACCAGCAACGACGAGAAGGTGAGGACGAATTCGACTCGATTCCGTTCCGATTCCCGCTCCGCTCGGTGGCCTCGCCGCCGCGGGCGCCGTCGGTGTGGGGGGGGTGGCGCCGCCGGGTGGAGCTGCCGCGGGCGTGGCGCGCCGGGGCCCGGAGGGCGACGCCGAGGGGCGCGGCCACGCCGccggtgtgtgtgtgggggggggcgGTGGCGCCGCCGGGTGGAGCCGCCGCGGGCGTGGCGCGCCGGGGCCGGGAGGGCGACGCCGAGGACCGGGAGGGCGCCG
The sequence above is drawn from the Miscanthus floridulus cultivar M001 chromosome 15, ASM1932011v1, whole genome shotgun sequence genome and encodes:
- the LOC136506655 gene encoding uncharacterized protein, which gives rise to MNLTKDQFMSVPPWWCRAHIRCWEKMVDEWLQPGWLEHHLACRERRLQMPGASHHQGSLSLDEYREKWSSSHDGQSCSQLKAWVLSKKGKATADIDFNPEDPPEAYSHPSIHSRVTQYTTMAREVHGPQFDPSSQDIDGEIVMRVGGGKKHGRYWIGDSVIDTASTPTLSQIRARSTDSSPAIRPRPTTAQFQIEALQAQVEAEKKQREEMEARVERLEAERQRMDEESRLRMDQMFQYMQNFASSMGQPLPPPPMLFPSPQPPTTTPNQSAASNNQFQDPDLSQRFQGPTQ